The Thermothielavioides terrestris NRRL 8126 chromosome 2, complete sequence genome includes a region encoding these proteins:
- a CDS encoding carbohydrate esterase family 5 protein (CAZy_ID 269812) has protein sequence MKLTAVAVPVLAAGLSGANPVDVEARQSCPGVHVFGARETTAPPGYGTSQGLVNMVLQAYPGATSEAINYPACGGQSSCGGVSYDSSANQGTQAVVQAVTSFNQRCPNTKLVLIGYSQGGQIMDNAYCGGAGATLSGAALNAVKAVIFMGDPHNVAGLPYNVGTCTAQGFAARPRGFQCSPGNPSLIQSYCDSTDPYCCNGNDANSHQQYVNKYGQQALAFIKKQLGSA, from the exons ATGAAGCTCACCGCTGTTGCCGTccccgtcctcgccgccggcctctCGGGCGCCAACcccgtcgacgtcgaggcgCGCCAGTCCTGCCCAGGGGTGCACGTCTTCGGCGCGCGCgagacgacggcgccgcccggctACGGCACGTCGCAGGGCCTCGTCAATATGGTCCTGCAGGCGTACCCGGGCGCGACCAGCGAGGCCATCAACTACCCGGCCTGCGGCGGCCAGTCGtcctgcggcggcgtcagCTACGACAGCTCGGCCAACCAGGGCACCCAGGCCGTCGTCCAGGCAGTCACCAGCTTCAACCAGCGCTGCCCCAACACGAAGCTCGTCCTGATCGGCTACTCTCAG GGCGGCCAAATCATGGACAACGCCtactgcggcggcgccggtgccacgctcagcggcgccgccctcaaCGCCGTCAAGGCGGTCATCTTCATGGGCGACCCGCACAACGTGGCCGGCCTGCCCTACAACGTCGGCACCTGCACGGCTCAGGGC TTCGCTGCCCGCCCCAGGGGTTTCCAGTGCTCGCCGGGCAACCCGTCCCTCATCCAGTCGTACTGCGACTCGACCGATCCCTACTGCTGCAACGGCAACGACGCCAACTCGCACCAGCAGTATGTCAACAAGTACGGACAGCAGGCGCTGGCCTTCATCAAGAAGCAGCTCGGTTCCGCGTAG